The following DNA comes from Bacteroidota bacterium.
GTAAGCCACATTTTATATAGCTGTTTGATTTATAATGAATGAAAAGCGGTGGATAAATAAACAAATAAGCTGAAATCACGGTAAGAAATACAAGTGATGTAAAGATAGATCGTTTTTTATTACCTACGCAAAAATATAATATTACCTGAAAACTATTGTTAGTAATAGGGCCTGAAGGGGTTGCATTTAATGATAATTAGTGTGAAAATATTCCAACTTAAGATGCGGGAATTTGATTTTTCCATACTAAATTCTGTTAGACTAATAACATACCGCGAAACCCACGAGCCCCATAATAAGACTCTGCGCCATTGTGATAAATAAATACTTTACCAAAACGGTAATCGCCAAATATTGCGCCACCTAATTCTCTTATTTCAGATGGCGTTTTTAACCAGCTTGATGTTGTATTGTCAAAGTGGCCCACCTCTTGTAAAGCCCTGTATTGTTCTTCATCCAAAACACTTATTCCCATTTCATCAGCCATGTCAATAACATTATGTTTAGGCTTATGTTCTTTGCGTGATTCAAGTGCATCGTAATCGTAACAAATGCTGCGGCGGCCTTTAGGACTTTCTTCTGAGCAATCAACAAAAATAAATGCGTTCGATTTTTTCTCTATACCAATACAATCGGGTTCGCCTCCGGTTATTTCCATCTGGTTCAACGACCATAATTTTTCAGGGTGTGCGGCGAGTTTTTTTTCAATAGCAGCCCATTCTACACCTTTGTGTCGTTGTTTATTTTTTTCAAACCGATGTTTTAATGTAGCTAATAATGAGGTGCTTTCTTCCGGTGTTAATTTATTTTTCATCGAATTATTTTATGTGTTGTGTAATTAATCGTTTAATCCAATTCCGTTTAGTATATTCGGTATACTTTTTTCAATTCTTGCTTCGCGCGTTTTAGTCTGCTTAGGTGAGCCAAAATGTAATAAATAAGCTCGTTGCCTGCCGGGAGTTAAAGCATAAAAGGCAGTTTTTAGTTTTTTATTTTTATTGAGCCTGGTTTCAAACTCTTCAGGCATTTTATACTCCGCCACCTTTTTAAGCTCAACTTTAAGACCCGCTTTTTCAACTTCTATGGCTTCAAAAATGTATGCTTTTATTGTTTTTTCTAATTTTTTTATTTCGGAAATACTTGTAA
Coding sequences within:
- a CDS encoding DUF4256 domain-containing protein, whose amino-acid sequence is MKNKLTPEESTSLLATLKHRFEKNKQRHKGVEWAAIEKKLAAHPEKLWSLNQMEITGGEPDCIGIEKKSNAFIFVDCSEESPKGRRSICYDYDALESRKEHKPKHNVIDMADEMGISVLDEEQYRALQEVGHFDNTTSSWLKTPSEIRELGGAIFGDYRFGKVFIYHNGAESYYGARGFRGMLLV